The Panacibacter microcysteis genome includes a window with the following:
- a CDS encoding NADH:flavin oxidoreductase/NADH oxidase, which produces MSITLFEPLTIRSVTFRNRIAVSPMCQYSSIDGFANDWHLVHLGSRAVGGAGLVMMEATAVSPEGRITPDDMGIWKDEHITFLQRITSFISAHGAVPGVQLAHAGRKASHASPWKGNKPLQDDTAWQTLAPSALKYKDTDPDSRVMSISDIQQLTRDFEAAAKRALAAGFRVIEIHAAHGYLLNEFLSPLSNNRTDDYGGSFENRIRILVEICEAVRTAMPADLPLFVRISATDWVDGGWTIEDSVQLAGVLKRHGVDLIDTSSGGNSPLQKIPVAPMYQTPFAERIKKETGILTGAVGLITTPAEANDIIAANKADMVLLAREFLRDPYFPLHAAKALGYDVNWPDQYTRAKK; this is translated from the coding sequence ATGAGCATAACATTATTTGAACCACTCACCATACGCAGTGTCACCTTTCGCAACAGGATAGCAGTTTCCCCCATGTGCCAGTATTCCAGCATAGATGGTTTTGCCAACGACTGGCACCTCGTGCATTTGGGTAGCCGTGCGGTTGGCGGCGCAGGCCTTGTAATGATGGAGGCAACTGCAGTATCTCCTGAAGGCCGTATAACCCCTGATGATATGGGCATCTGGAAAGATGAACATATTACTTTCCTGCAGCGGATTACTTCATTTATCAGCGCACATGGTGCTGTACCCGGCGTGCAGCTTGCGCATGCAGGCCGTAAGGCCAGTCATGCATCTCCGTGGAAAGGCAACAAACCCCTGCAGGATGATACGGCATGGCAAACCCTGGCACCGTCTGCACTTAAGTATAAAGACACTGATCCCGATTCGCGGGTTATGTCTATCTCAGACATTCAGCAACTCACCAGGGACTTTGAAGCAGCAGCAAAACGGGCGCTGGCTGCAGGTTTCAGGGTTATTGAAATTCACGCAGCACACGGCTACCTGCTGAATGAATTTTTGTCGCCACTCAGCAATAACAGGACCGATGATTATGGCGGCAGCTTCGAAAACAGGATACGCATACTGGTTGAAATATGCGAGGCTGTGCGTACAGCAATGCCTGCAGACCTTCCTTTATTTGTACGCATTTCGGCCACAGATTGGGTAGATGGCGGCTGGACCATCGAAGACTCGGTACAATTGGCCGGCGTGCTTAAACGACATGGCGTAGATCTTATTGATACATCAAGCGGCGGAAACAGCCCGCTGCAAAAAATACCTGTAGCGCCCATGTACCAAACGCCATTTGCAGAACGCATCAAAAAAGAGACAGGTATTTTAACGGGCGCTGTGGGCCTTATTACCACACCAGCAGAAGCCAATGATATTATTGCAGCAAACAAAGCAGACATGGTGTTGCTTGCAAGGGAATTCCTGCGCGATCCATATTTTCCGCTACATGCTGCAAAAGCACTTGGTTATGATGTTAACTGGCCCGACCAGTACACAAGAGCGAAAAAGTAA